The Lutibacter profundi region TTTCTAAAGTAATGATATGAGAAATGAAACGGTCAGATTGATTTTCAGAACGCACAGATTTGAGAAATGAAACGTGAAAAACTGTTGAATTGCACAGATTTTAGAAATGAATCGCACAAAATGAGAAATGACACGAACAGAGAAATGAATCCGATTTTATGTTCATAGCGGAGAAAACTATGATTGAAAAATTGTAACTAAACCGATAAAAATAGCAGGATTTTATTCTCATTACGCACAAACGGAGAAAAAATTGACAAAAAAATATAGAATATAAATAGGGACATATTGATATGATTAAAAACCACATTAGCCAACAAATCATAAAATTTATGCTTAAATATGGATTTAGTACGAAATGACAAACATTTTAACAAACCGATTTGCTACAACCGAAAAATCTCCGATTTTTATGTCGCACAAATCTTATAAAAGCCGTTGCCAAATATGGCGGATTATGCTCAGATTTTATAAAAGTTCTTTAAAATAAAAATTTAGAAAGCCGACAATTTTCAGATTATTTTTCTAAAGTAATAATATGAGAAATGAAACGGTCAGATTGATTTTCAGAACGCACAGATTTGAGAATTGAAACGTAAAACTGTTGAATTGAACAGATTTTAGAAATGAATAGCACAAAATGAGAAATGAATCCGATTTTATGTTCATTGCGGAGAAAACTATGATTGAAAAATGGTAACTAAACCGATAAAATTGTTGGACTTCACTCCTATTTCGCACAAACGGAGAAAAAAATTGACAAAAAAGTATAGAATATAAATAGAAACATCTTGATATGATTAAAAACCACATTAGGCAACAAATCATAAAATTTATGCTTAAATTTGAACTAGTACGAAACGACAAACATTTTAACAAACCGATTTGCTACAACCGAAAAATCTCCGATTTCTCAGTCGCACAAATCTTATAAAAGCCGTTGGCAAACATAACCGATGAAATACACACCATTTGACAAATTTATAATTGAAACGAAAAATGGAGAGCCAGAATTGACTACTCGACTTTCTGAACAAATAGAACCAAAAAAATATTTTAGGACAAATCAATATTCCTCTAATAAAGAATTAAAACCTTACGAAGGAATAATTGAGAATAATTCATTTAGAATAAATCGGATTATTAAATATCAAAATCCATTCTTACCGAGAATAACTGGAGAGTTTAAAACTCAATATGGTGGAGGCTCGAAAATTCTTATTAAAATGAGAATTAAATATTCAATAATGATTTTTGCAGTTATTTGGTCATTTGCACCTACTCTATTTTTTTTAAGTTTCTCATCAAATTCAACTGAAGATAAAAATATTATTCCACAAATTTTGATTAGTTTTATTTGGATTAGTATAGGTTATTTATCAACTTATCTTCCTTTTAATTATGAGAAAAAAAAATCAAAGAAATTCTTGATTGATTTATTTAAAAATAGTTAAGATTAATGTAAAACGATTTGCCAACAATGTATAAAATTTATGCTAAAATTTAAACTAAATACAAACCGACAAACATTCAACAAACGATTTACTACGTCCGAAAAATCTCCGATTTTTAAGTCGCACAAATCTTAATACTAAACCGTTAGGCACAAGCAAAATAAACATTCGTAAATAAATGAACTTACAGCAATTAAAAGAAAAAACTGAACTAATTATTTCGGATTTAAAAGACAATGGTCGTTTTCCAAAAGAAAATAATGGAATTGATTATAAGTTGAAACTTAATATTGCAAAAACAAAAACGCCTTTAGAAAACTTCTTACTAAATTTCACAAAAGATATATTGTCTTTTTCAAATTCAGATGGCGGAATATTACTTTTAGGAATAAATGAAGATTCTGCTTCAGGAGTTCACACAGAAACGGGTTTAGAAAAAGATAATCTTGATTTGCTAAATCAAATTGACCTAAATGATATAACCCAAAAATTTGAAAAGATAGTGAAAATAGGTATTTCTATAGATTTACAGATATTTCAAATCGGAACAAAAAAATTCTATTATTTAATCATTGAGAAAAGTAGTCAGGTTCTAATTCCTGTAAACGATTTTCCTGAATATAAAATTACAAAAGGGTCGATATATTATCGTGCTTCAAGTAAAAATGAGCACGCAAACAAATCAACAACTGATTTCAATAGGTTTTTGCAAATAAAAGCCAATGAAAAAAGTAAAGAATTTATGGAGATTTGGTCAAAACTTCTTCCTGAAATGGTTGATATAAATCCAAGAGAAATTTTGATTATAAATCCTGCACAACATAAGGTATATGGATTTAATAGTAAAGATAAAATTCTTTCAGGAAGTGATATTGAAATTGATGAAACTCAAAATGGAGTATTTAATATAATTTTAAATGCTATTTCAGCAGGAGAAATTGGAAAAATAACAACAGACGAAGGAAAACCAATTTATAAAATTGTTGGAGAATTTCAAACTGACAGAGAACATATAATTCTAAATAGTCTTGAACAAGAAGTCAAAAAGAAGTCAAAATTTAAATTTACTAATGTTCAACTGAAAGTAGCAATACATCATTTGGGTTGGGTTAGTAATCCTAATTTTAAAGTCGTTAATCCACCAGAAGGTACGGTTATACCATCAAAAAGAAAATATATTTGGACTGAAACAATGGACCAAGTTTCTAATCGATCAAAAGTATATTTCTCATCAGATGCAATAGAGAAATTAGCAGAATTAATTGATGACGAAACGAAACATACAGAATTATTTAATAAGAAATTGAGTAAGAAAGCCAGTGCCTAACAAAGTGTAAAAATAATAAGGGTTTTAGTGCTTAACCCAAAGTGAAGTACATTTTACAAAGTCCGCAAAATTTACAATTTTGCGTGTCTATTAAATAAAGAAAAAATTGTAAATTTGGCTAAGTGATAAACCGAAAGTTCAGCCCTTCGAAATCCCTTACTATTCTTACACAGAACGTTATAAACTAGTTCGATGAAAAAATTACTCTTAATATTTACTGCAATTGGAATTATTTCTTGTAAAGAAAAAAATGTTGTCGGAGTTTGGATGTCATATAACGATAGAGTTATTGATTATAATAAATCGTTTGTTGGAGGACAAAGTGGTTATGTAATTGATTTTGATAACAACAATTGGAGTCATATGCTTTCAGATTCAGTAAAAAGAGTGAATTTTGATTTTAAAAGAAAATTCTTTCAAATATTTCCAGACACAACTAGTTATGATTTCAAAATTTATAAGAAAGACTCAATAGAAATTGAATTATTCGAAAATACAATGTCTGTATTTCGACCTTTAAATCTTAATTATAAAATAAATAGAACAAAAAAACAGATTTTTGATTTTTTAACCCAAAATAAATTTGAAAATATTAGAGATTCAACTAGTATTGAGTTTTCAGAATCTTTTCACAGGTTTGATAAAAATAAAGAGTTAAGATTACTAAAAGGAAATTCATTCAATAGTCCAATAATTGGATATTGGTATTTAGGAGAAATTCATCAGAATTATTTTTTATTTTTCACAATAGATGATTGTCTTGAACATAATATTTATCAGATTAAATCATTAGAAAATGACAGATTACTATTAAAGAAAATTCAGGAGAATGATTTGATATTCGGATTGAATGAATTAAAAACCAGTTTATAACAACTCATAAAATTTATGCTTAAATTTGAACTAGTACGAAATGACAAACATTTTAACAAACCGATTTGCTACAACCGAAAAATCTAACGATTTCTCAGTCGCACAAATCTTATAAAAGCCGTTGCCAGTAATACGATTAAAATTGCAAAAAAAATGAGAAATACTGATTTAATCAAAGTCTTAAAATTTATTGAAGAAAATATAAGAATAACTGATCAAACTTCAATTGAATATTTAGACCCTAAAGGTCACATTGAAAGACTTGATAGTAAACAAAATCAAATAATTTTTGGACGAAGAGGCTCTGGAAAATCTCTACTTCTAAAATCTTTAAAAGAAACTAAACCTGAAATTCTTTGCTTAACAATAAACCTCGAGGATTTTAAAGATATTAGTTTTCCTAATTCAATTACACAAGTTTTAAGAAGTCTAATTAAACAACTAAAAAAGGAAGTTGAAGGAGAGTTTAGTTTTTTTAAATCCAATAAAAAATGGAGAGCTAGAAGAAAAATAACTAAACAATTTGATAAAATTCTAAAAAAACTTGAACAAAGATTAAAACAGCCTGATTCATTTGACGAATCAATAAGAGAAAAAAAAGGAGCAAAAGTTTCTGCTGAAGCTAAAGGTTCATATACAACAACTTCAACAGCAGTAAGAGCAGAACAATCTAAGGAAATTGAAACTTCAAAAAGCTTCAAAATTGACAAATTAAACATTTTAAAAAATGAGTTACCCGATTTAAAAGAACTTATAAATGAAACTTGTTCCCTTTTAGATAAAAGTATATTTTTAGTATTAGATGATTTCTATTTTATCCGTAAGTCTGACCAACCATATTTTGCAGATTTTTTTCACCGTTTATGCAAAAATACAGGTGTATATTTAAAAGTTGCAACAATAAAACATCGAACTTCATTATACATTCAAGGAGAAACTTATGTTGGTATGGAAATCGGACACGATGCACAAGCTCTTAATCTTGATTATAGTTTAGAAAATTTCAATTCTTTAGTTCGATTTATGAGAGATTTATTAAAACACGTTAATGAAAAGGTAGGTGTTAATATTAATTATAATAATATTTTAACTGAGAATGCATTTAAATTTTTGTGTTTAGCCTCTGGAGGAGTTCCAAGAGATTTTTTCACGCTTTTTATTTCTCTTGGCAACAAAATGATTGACGGAAACAAATCTATAAGCAAACCGAATGTTATTGATTGTAGTATTGAAAATTTACCAAATAAACTTGAAGCATTCAAGACAGATACAGCAGATGAAAAAGAAGTTTTAGAACATTATTTACAATATATTAGAGAAGAAATTATCTCCAATAAAAAACATAATGCCTTTCTCATTCCTAATGCTGAAATATTAAAATATTCTCAAATTAACCAAGCTATCAAAGAACTTGTAGATTTAAGATTAATTCATCTTGTCAATTCAAATACAAGTTCTGCTCCAAGTGATGGATTAAGATATTCAGCTTATATGGTTGATATTGGCTTATTCCCTAATGCAAATCCAAGAGATTTTAAACAGGTACAACCAGGCGAAAAAGATGACAGAGGAAGAGATGATAAAATAAGATCTGCACCAAAGGTTCATTTGAATAAGTATCAAGAATTTATTAATGAACTGAATTTGAATAAAACATTAACTTTAACTGATTAAACTACTGGCAACAATGCATATAAAAAATTGCTAAATTCAATAAAATATAATGTTTCTAAAATTAAAAAAACTTAAATTTAAACATCGGAAAATTGCGTTTTAAAACCCGCAACTTTTCATATTCTAACCCGTTGGCAACAAGCGGATTTCAAATCATAAGATAAATTTAACTCTGAATTTAAAATAGATTTTGTATTTTTGATTAAAAGTAATTGATGTATGAATTTAGAAACTAGAAAATTATCATTTATTCAAGAAATTCTTAGAATACAAAGTGAGAAAACCATTTCTCGACTTGAAACTATTTTGAGAAAAGAAAAAACTGTAATTGAATTTGAGAATATTCAGCCAATGACTATGAAAAAATTTAATCAACGAATTGATAAATCTTTGGAAAACTCTAAAAAAGGAAAATTGACAGAGGTAAATGACTTAATTTCGGAGATTGACAAATGGAGCTAAAAATTTACTGGACTGATTTTTCTAAAAAAGAACTTCAAAACATTTTCGAATACTACAAAGAAAATGCAACTTTAAAAGTTGCTAAGAGTTTGACTATAGGAATTGCAAAAGAAACTTTAAAGCTAAAAAAACAACCTGAGATTGGTCAGATTGAGGAATTGCTAATTGATAGGCCAAATGAATTCAGATATTTAGTTTATAAAAATTACAAAATAATTTATTGGATAAATAAAAGTAAAAAACGAATTGAAATTAATGATGTTTTTGATTCTCGACAAAACCCTATAAAGATTGATAGAATTGAATAAGAGCCAGTTGCCAACAACTCATAAAATTTATGCTTAAATTTGGATTTAGTACGAAATGACAAACATTTTAACAAACCGATTTGCTACAACCGAAAAATCTCCGATTTTCCAGTCGCACAAATCTTATAAAAGCCGTTATATGCGATTTTAAGAAACACCCCTGAATTCAAGAACTTAACGCAACAAATCATAATCTTAGATTTGTTGTATGAAAGCAAATAAATATAAGCGACTAACATTAAAAGAACGTGTTGTAATAGAAACCTTATTACAAGAAAACAAGACCAAAAGCTATATCGCAAAAAGACTAAATCGGTCACGTTCTACCATCACCAGAGAAGTCAATAAATGGGGTGGAGATTACAATGCAACTCTTGCAAATTGGTCTGCAAAAGACGATTATTTAAACAAAAGAAATAAGGATAAAATAAACACCTATAATAGACTAAAAATATTCGTTTATCGAGGACTATTAAGCGGTTGGTCACCCGAACAAATTTCAGGTAGAATAAAGCTAAAATATCCAAATGACCCTGTAATGTCTATCTCTTATGAAGCCATTTATATGCATATTTACGCACATCGCCAAGCGCGTTTAAATCGTAAATTGATAGCATTATTACCCTATCAAAAAAGCCAAAGAAGAAGAGCAAATGCTAAGAGTAAAAGAGGTGTAAAAATAAAAGATCAAACCAGTATTGATGATAGACCAAAGCACATCGAAAACAGAGAAGAAATTGGACACTGGGAAGGAGATTTAGTTATCGGAAAAGGACAGCAAAGTGCCATAGGTACTCTAGTTGAGCGAAAAGCACGATATACATTTATTGTAAAACTTAAAAGCAGAAAATCAGCAACCGTTAGAAAAGGTTTTGCTAAAGAGTTTAATCAAATAGCCCCCCTTTTTACAAAGTCTCTAACCTACGATAATGGAATGGAAATGGCAGAGCACAAACAGTTCACAAATCACACATCAATGCCAGTATATTTTGCACATCCATATTCCTCGTGGGAGCGAGGAACCAACGAAAATACAAATGGACTCATTAGACGCTTTTTCCCAAAGGGAACTGACTTTAGTAAGGTAACCGAAAAAGAACTAAAGATAGTGCAGGAAAAGCTAAATAATAGACCAAGAAAAGTACTCGGATATAGAACTCCAAAGGAAGTTTTTTATTCTGAAATAGTAAACCATAAAATTAAAAATATGATGCTAATGTAACGGCTTGTTGAACTGGAAATAACTCGACCGTAGGAAGAGTTATTCTATTTCAACAATGCACCGTTTTAAAATAAAAATTAAACTCGTATATTTGAGTAATGTTTAACCAAAATTAATAACGTTTTGTTGCGTTAGAACCTTGAATCCAAGACCCAACAGAATGAAGATATCACTGACAATATTCGCATTATTTCAATTTTGTTTTGTTTTCGGACAGACATTTAACGTGACGACTAAAAATATTGACCTTGAAATTAAAGACTTAATTATACCAGTGACAAAAGTTGAACTGACTCACGCAGTAAAACACAAAGACATATTTTATTGCTTCTTCAATGAAGTTAAGAAAGATAATTACAGACGAGACATTAAGTTCTTTTTTACCTTTTCAGAAAAAGGTGATAATCTTAGAAAAATTGAAGTTCCTAAGGAAATTCAGAATACTGTTTACTTTGACTTGTTTTTAAGAAATGACACCATTTTCGCAAAAACATATATGAACAGCAAAACATTTTATTTCGACAGAGACAAGCAAAAATGGGAAAACAATTCAGAAGTTGACGATATGATTTTTGAAGATGACAGATTTTACTTCACATACATAGACTTTGGAGAATGGGGTTCTACTACTTGGATTAAAGACAAACAGACTGAAGTGGAATATGAACTTGCATCATCGGGAGAAATAGTTAATAGAATTGATAGCACCTATTACATTACTTCTGGATTAAGAATTTTGAAAATTGATAATACTGAAAAAATGAAAGCATCTAACAGCAATTATCTCTATGAAGTTATAAAAAAGAAAGACTACGCAGAAGGAACAAATTCATTACAAGGTGCTGAAATCATTTTTAAAGACACAACTTTTTCTGAATGGAATTGGATAAATAAAGAACCTAAACTTCGTATTGTAACATCTTTTGTACGAGAAAATAAACTTTATCATTTATGTGTTGACAGCACAAAAACTTTTATTGCAGAACTTAAAGATGGACAAATGAAACTAATTCAACAGATTGACAGAAAACTTTCTTTTTTTGATTGGTATTATTCACATCGCAGTAAGATACAAAAAGACGGTAGTCAACTATTGAAATTTAAGAAAAACAACAAGTTTGGAATTATGGAAATCAACCGACAGGTCATCAATATTTATAGTTTAACCTTAAAATGACAGAAAGAAAAACCGCATATAACAAAGTGTATAAATCATTGGGCAATAAGTGGTTAAATGAAAATTATAGATACAAATAAAAATTACGGTAAACTGAAAATGAAGTGCTTTGAAATGCCCAACGCTTCATACACAAACCGTTAGCCAAAATACGGTATGATAAAGGGACATCGTTTACAAAGTTAAAGAGACATAGTTTACACTTTTTAGGTTGTAATTTGAGAAA contains the following coding sequences:
- a CDS encoding type II toxin-antitoxin system RelE/ParE family toxin is translated as MELKIYWTDFSKKELQNIFEYYKENATLKVAKSLTIGIAKETLKLKKQPEIGQIEELLIDRPNEFRYLVYKNYKIIYWINKSKKRIEINDVFDSRQNPIKIDRIE
- a CDS encoding ATP-binding protein — its product is MNLQQLKEKTELIISDLKDNGRFPKENNGIDYKLKLNIAKTKTPLENFLLNFTKDILSFSNSDGGILLLGINEDSASGVHTETGLEKDNLDLLNQIDLNDITQKFEKIVKIGISIDLQIFQIGTKKFYYLIIEKSSQVLIPVNDFPEYKITKGSIYYRASSKNEHANKSTTDFNRFLQIKANEKSKEFMEIWSKLLPEMVDINPREILIINPAQHKVYGFNSKDKILSGSDIEIDETQNGVFNIILNAISAGEIGKITTDEGKPIYKIVGEFQTDREHIILNSLEQEVKKKSKFKFTNVQLKVAIHHLGWVSNPNFKVVNPPEGTVIPSKRKYIWTETMDQVSNRSKVYFSSDAIEKLAELIDDETKHTELFNKKLSKKASA
- a CDS encoding IS30 family transposase; translated protein: MKANKYKRLTLKERVVIETLLQENKTKSYIAKRLNRSRSTITREVNKWGGDYNATLANWSAKDDYLNKRNKDKINTYNRLKIFVYRGLLSGWSPEQISGRIKLKYPNDPVMSISYEAIYMHIYAHRQARLNRKLIALLPYQKSQRRRANAKSKRGVKIKDQTSIDDRPKHIENREEIGHWEGDLVIGKGQQSAIGTLVERKARYTFIVKLKSRKSATVRKGFAKEFNQIAPLFTKSLTYDNGMEMAEHKQFTNHTSMPVYFAHPYSSWERGTNENTNGLIRRFFPKGTDFSKVTEKELKIVQEKLNNRPRKVLGYRTPKEVFYSEIVNHKIKNMMLM